The genomic stretch AGGGTGTGCTCGGCCTGCCGCTGGCGCAGGACCAGGGGTCGTGCCGCATCTATGCGGCGGCCCCCGGCGGGCGGGCGTTCCTCGGCGTGTGCCGCGCGCGCGGCCCGCGCGTGAGCGACAACCCGCGCGTGCAGGGCGGCGCCGTCATCACCTTCGTGGCGCAGGACGTGGAGGGCTGGCACGCCCGCCTGGTCGCCGCCGGCGTCACGCCGGACAAGGCCCCGGCCTATTCCGAGAC from Roseomonas fluvialis encodes the following:
- a CDS encoding VOC family protein, with the translated sequence MTAPFDQHVTFLYAEDPEPSWRFYEGVLGLPLAQDQGSCRIYAAAPGGRAFLGVCRARGPRVSDNPRVQGGAVITFVAQDVEGWHARLVAAGVTPDKAPAYSETYRVTSFFFRDPAGYTLEVQRFERPDWPAPGD